Genomic segment of Verrucomicrobiota bacterium:
CCATTCCGGCAAAAAGACGAACGAGGGGTGCGCCACCACTGTCGATGCTGAATTGGACCCGGTTGAGCCCGGAAATCGAAACAAAGTCTATGCAGTGTTGATTTGTTCCGGCGTCTCCGGGGCGACGGCCTTGGGAGAGGAAGTGGTTTGGACCCGGCTGCTTTCTTTGTTGCTGGGTGGCACGGTCTATACTTTTTCAATCATTCTGGCCGTATTTTTGAGTGGACTAGGCATCGGAAGCACGTTGGGTTCATGGTGGGCGAGGACGCTACGGCGTCCGCACGTGGCGCTTTGGGGTTGCCAGTTGTTGTTGACGGCGGGCATGGCCTGGACCGCCGCGGTGATCGCGCGGTCGTTGCCCTATTGGCCGATCAATCCGACCCTGTCACTGAATCCATGGCACAGTTTTCAGCTCGACGTGGTCCGGTGCATTTGGGCGGTGCTGCCTCCGGCCGTGCTTTGGGGAGCGAGCTTTCCATTAGCCGTGGCGACTCTCTCTCAATGGGGCGCGGGCCGGGCAGTGGGAAACGGGTTCAGCAAAGAGGCAGGGTCCGCGGCGGCGCAATGGGTCAGCCGTCTTTACGCTGCGAACACGCTGGGGGCGCTCCTCGGGTCGTTGGTTTTTTCGCTAGGGTTGACGCCTCGATTCGGGACGCACGTTTCGCAATGCGTGTTGATCGGATTGGCGGGCCTCTCGGCGGCCTGGATTGCTCTGGCTTTCAAGAAAGGGGCAGATGAGGAAAAGGACGCGGAGGCGTGCGGAAGCTCGTTCGTTGGACTCGGTTGGGGTGCCGCTGCGGCAGCGGTGGCCATGGCAGGTTTATTCATCTTCACTGTGGTCACGGCACCCTGGGGCCTTGCTGCCTACGGTCGATTCATGGCGACGTATGGGAAGCGACTTGTTCCAGAGATTGTCAAAGAATCGGATTTGCCGGCTGCGGGGGGCGATGGCGCCGACATTTTTTGTTTGTATCAAGGAGAGGGATTGAACGGCACCGTGGCGGTGACTCAATGGTCCTCGGGCGTTCGGAATTTCCATTCGGCCGGCAAGGTGCAGGCTTCGAATGATCCCAGGGACATGCGATTGCAAAGGATGCTTGGGCATTTGTCGGCGCTGATGCATGAGAAGCCCGAGTCGGCTCTGGTGGTTGCGTGTGGCGCGGGGGTGACCGCGGGGGCGTTCGTGCCCCATCCGGACATGAAGCGCATCGTGATTTGCGACATCGAACCCTTGGTGCCGCGTGTGGTTGCGCCCATGTTCGAAGGAGAGAATCACGGGGTTTTGAAGGATGCTCGCACGCAGGTGTTCTTGGACGACGGGCGGCATTTTGTCCGCACAACCAAGGAGAAATTCGACATCATCACCTCGGACCCGATCGATCCGTGGGTGAAGGGGTGTGCCGCCTTGAACACGGTTGAATATTTCGAGATGTGCAAGGCGCGCTTGAAGCCGGGCGGAGTGATGAGCTTGTGGATCCCGCTTTACGAAAGCGATTTGGTCACGGTGAAAAGCTCCATCTCGACTTTTTTCAAAGTGTTTCCGCACGGCGTGATTTGGGCCAATGACACGGAGGAAGGAGGCTACGATGCGGTTCTGCTGGGCACGGCGGAGCCCATGAAGATTGACGTGGGAGCTTTGCGAAGCCGGTTGGACCGGCCTGATCATGCCGCGGTGAAGGCCTCACTGGCCGAAGGTGGTTTTCCGTCGGTGATCCACTTACTCGGCACCTATGCCGGACGCGCTTCGGATCTCGGAGAACGGATGAAGGATGCGGAAATCAACACGGATCGCAATTTGCGGCTTCAGTATCTGGCGGGGTGGTCGTTCAACCACTTTGTGGGGGCCAGGATCATGAATGACATGACCCGGCATCGGAAGTTTCCGCGGGAGCTTTTCGTGGGCAGTGAGTCAGAATTGAGGGTGCTCAAGTCACTGTTTCCGAGTGCGGTGGCTGAACCTTGACTCTCGGCAGCCCGTGACGCGAGCGTGGTCCCGGTTTGAGCACTTGTCGTTGGTTGCCGGGTGGGTTAGTTTTCGCGCATGGGCAAAGTCACCATTCAAATCAAACTGCAAAACTGGGACGACCTCGCCTTGCTCGCCACGGGCAAACGCAAGCGGCCCGCGCGCGCGTCGGAGGTCGCGGCGCTTGTGGACACAGGCGCGGTGAAGCTCTACCTGCAAAGCGGCGTGATCCAACGGTTGGGTTTGCGGCTGATTGGTGAAGTGACCTCGCGCACCATGTCGAATCGTCGGGAAACACGCCGGGTGTTCTCGCCGGTGGACTTGGAGATCCAAGGGCGCTCTGGTCAGTTCAGCGTCATTGAAATCCCGGATGACTTGCCTAACCTGGTCGGGCAGATCCCGCTTGAAGACCTGGACCTCGTGGTGGACTGCCAGGGGCGCAAGCTCATCCCCAACCCCGAGCACAAGCACGGGGTGATGTACGATGAGTTCTGAAGCGTTCAGCCTCGCGGCTGAAAGTCCGGACACAGATTGGGATTTGCGGTTTGCGGCCGTTGCTGAGGTTGGATGACTTGCCTTCACCGCGGCGCCGCCCGGTCGAAGCGCGTGGGGGCGTGAGTGGCGGTGGGAGGCAGCCGGAAGGGGGGATGGCAGGTGGAACTCATGGCAGTACGACCACGCGGTAGAAGGCGTTGTTATGGTGGTTCTCCACCACGAAGCGCGTCTGGGTGGTGCTGGCCAGGCGCGTGGCTTTCAACTTCCACGGTTCGCCCAGCGCCGCCGCGGCCTCCACTCCTTAATAGCGGCCCGGCACGCTGCGAAAGTAGAGGCCGTGACTGCACATTGGGCTCGGCGTCTTGTCTGACGAGGACAAATCGGCGGGCCGGATGGCTCGTTCAATCTCGAGCCGGGAGTTTCGTTGCGTCGGGTCGGTGCCGGCGAACCCTTCGTCCCCGTTTGAGACCCCGTCGCCATCCGGATCGTCTCCTTCGGTGCTCGCGCCCGGAAACTGACTCAGCAAACCGGTGGACTGTGTCCAGTCCGCATACTTGGGCCTCTCCAACCAAACCGCAGTCGGACGACCGGAGTGGCTGGGTCCCCAGCCGGCCGCACCCGGACGACGGTGCATCCCGATGTTGCCGGTGATGCAGGTAGGGCGCGTCCGTCCCGGCGCGCCGCCGGAGCATGATGTTTTGCATCCCGTGGGCGGCAGGCTGGGACAGGCCCGCCCTACCAACAACATCGGGATACACGGCCCGGACGATGACTGATAGGAAATTGCTTTAAACCCTCCGCATACTCACTTGTTCTGCGACGCCTTCTGCCGGTCGAACCACTGGTAGAGATCGTTCGACTCGTAGGCGGCCTGCCAGGAGAAATGGCCGATGTGTTCGAGGCTGGTGAAACGCACCCTCGTGCCGCCGGCGGCCTTGATCGCTTCGACCATTTCGACTGACTTCTCGAACTTAACCGCCGTGTCCTCGGTGCCGTGCCACGCCCAGACCGGCAGCTTGACCAGATTCGCCGCCTTCGCCGGATCGCCCGCGCCGCAGACGGGCGCCACCGCCGCGAACATCTCCGGATGAGCCGTCGCCAGGCGCCAGCTTCCGTATCCGCCCATGCTCAGGCCCGTGAGGTAAATGCGGTCGTCGTCGATGGTGTAGGTCTTCTTGATGTGGGCGATCAGCTTGAGCAGGCGCTGCTGCTGATCGTCTTTGGACCAGGACGATGCGCGCGGGCACTGCGGAGAGACGACGACGTACTTGAGGTGCTCGCCCGAGGCGAGGCGCATGGGGGGCCCCCATTTGGCGACAACGCTTAACGGCCCGTCGCTTTCGCCGCGGCCGTGAAGGAAGAGCATGAACGGCACTTTCGCGCCGGTCGCCGAATACTCCTTCGGCAGGTAGAGCAGGTAGTGGATGTTGCTGCCGTCCGAGGTGGAGAGTGATTGGGCAACCTGCTTGCCGGGCGCGGGATCATCGGCCAGCGCGGTCAGGGTGAAAGCCAGGGTGAGTCACAGAGTGGCGGACAGAATGGGGCGCATGGGCCAAGGCATAGCAGGGTGATCCGGAAATGTGAAACGGGAATTGCGGCCCGATTGGGATTTGCGATTTGCGGCCGCTGCTGAGGTTGGATGACTTGCCTTCACCGCGCCACCGCCCGGTCGAAGCGCGTGGGGGCGTGGGTGGCGGAGGCTTCGAGCGTATTCCGTTTGATGGCGCCGAAAGCCGAGTCGGTTCGCCTTCAGGCGGGTGACATTCCCGGGGTGGGGCAGGGCCGGGACTTGACCAAAGGGACCAACGGGGTGTGGGATGTGACCTTGGATAGAATCGCGCCGGGTGCTTACCGCTATCAATTTGCGGTGGACGGCATGACGGTGCTTGATCCGCGGAATCCGAAGACGAGCGAATCCACTCAGACTGCCTGGAGCCTCGTTCAAGTGGAGGGTTCCGATTGGATGGAGACCGGGGCGGTGCCGCATGGTGCGGTTTCCGAAGTCACCTATTGGTCGTCGACATTGAATCGATCCCGCCGCTTGCACGTTTATACTCCGCCGGGATACGAGAGCAGCAGCGGGAGTTACCCTATTTTCTATTTACTCCACGGAGCGGGGGACAGCGACGACTCGTGGAGCACGGTGGGGCGGGCGGGGTTCATCCTCGACCAGTTGATCGCGGGGAGGAAGGCGCGTCCGATGGTGGTGGTGATACCTCATGGTCACACCGGCCCGATGCGTGCAGGCGGGCCTCGTCCGGCGGTCGATGAATTTCTCAAGGAATTCACGGAGGACATCATGCCTCACGTCGAAAAGCGGTATCGTGTTTACACGGACCGCAAGCACCGGGCGATGGCGGGACTGTCGATGGGCAGGGGCCACACCTTGAACATCGGGATACCGCAATTGGAAAAGTTCGGATACCTGGGTGTTTTTAGTTCCGGGGTTTTTGGCATTGTGCCGCGCACCGGGGCTCCGGCCCCTGAAGGGCCGACTTTTGAGGAGAGGCACCGCGCCAAACTGGATGATGCCACGTTGAAGGAAGGGCTGAAGTTGTTTTGGTTTGCCACTGGGAAAGACGATTTTCTGGTTGAAACGTCCCGGGCGACGGTTGCGATGTTGAAGAAGCACGATTTCAAAGTGGAATATCAGGAAACCGAAGGCGCCCATACCTGGATTGTTTGGCGGGAATACTTGCGCGATTTCGCACAGAAGCTTTTGCCCTGAAATTCGTTG
This window contains:
- a CDS encoding SAM-dependent methyltransferase; amino-acid sequence: MVSQLAASAAPRFGVGSDRFMVACFFVGSGAAALIYEVVWLQLLQLVIGLTSVSLGLLLGTFMGGMCLGSLLVPRWVSPGHHPLKVYAALEIGIAVSGVALLFFLPWITGLYTSIGGAGASGLLLRASVAAACLLVPSFLMGATLPAVARWVESTRDGVSWLGVFYAGNILGGVAGCLIAGFYLLRVHDTAIATYVAAALNGLVALAALAWAASHSGKKTNEGCATTVDAELDPVEPGNRNKVYAVLICSGVSGATALGEEVVWTRLLSLLLGGTVYTFSIILAVFLSGLGIGSTLGSWWARTLRRPHVALWGCQLLLTAGMAWTAAVIARSLPYWPINPTLSLNPWHSFQLDVVRCIWAVLPPAVLWGASFPLAVATLSQWGAGRAVGNGFSKEAGSAAAQWVSRLYAANTLGALLGSLVFSLGLTPRFGTHVSQCVLIGLAGLSAAWIALAFKKGADEEKDAEACGSSFVGLGWGAAAAAVAMAGLFIFTVVTAPWGLAAYGRFMATYGKRLVPEIVKESDLPAAGGDGADIFCLYQGEGLNGTVAVTQWSSGVRNFHSAGKVQASNDPRDMRLQRMLGHLSALMHEKPESALVVACGAGVTAGAFVPHPDMKRIVICDIEPLVPRVVAPMFEGENHGVLKDARTQVFLDDGRHFVRTTKEKFDIITSDPIDPWVKGCAALNTVEYFEMCKARLKPGGVMSLWIPLYESDLVTVKSSISTFFKVFPHGVIWANDTEEGGYDAVLLGTAEPMKIDVGALRSRLDRPDHAAVKASLAEGGFPSVIHLLGTYAGRASDLGERMKDAEINTDRNLRLQYLAGWSFNHFVGARIMNDMTRHRKFPRELFVGSESELRVLKSLFPSAVAEP
- a CDS encoding phospholipase translates to MAFTLTALADDPAPGKQVAQSLSTSDGSNIHYLLYLPKEYSATGAKVPFMLFLHGRGESDGPLSVVAKWGPPMRLASGEHLKYVVVSPQCPRASSWSKDDQQQRLLKLIAHIKKTYTIDDDRIYLTGLSMGGYGSWRLATAHPEMFAAVAPVCGAGDPAKAANLVKLPVWAWHGTEDTAVKFEKSVEMVEAIKAAGGTRVRFTSLEHIGHFSWQAAYESNDLYQWFDRQKASQNK
- a CDS encoding esterase, with the protein product MTCLHRATARSKRVGAWVAEASSVFRLMAPKAESVRLQAGDIPGVGQGRDLTKGTNGVWDVTLDRIAPGAYRYQFAVDGMTVLDPRNPKTSESTQTAWSLVQVEGSDWMETGAVPHGAVSEVTYWSSTLNRSRRLHVYTPPGYESSSGSYPIFYLLHGAGDSDDSWSTVGRAGFILDQLIAGRKARPMVVVIPHGHTGPMRAGGPRPAVDEFLKEFTEDIMPHVEKRYRVYTDRKHRAMAGLSMGRGHTLNIGIPQLEKFGYLGVFSSGVFGIVPRTGAPAPEGPTFEERHRAKLDDATLKEGLKLFWFATGKDDFLVETSRATVAMLKKHDFKVEYQETEGAHTWIVWREYLRDFAQKLLP